Genomic segment of Deinococcus planocerae:
CCCGGAGGCCCAGCCCCGCGTGGACCTCGTTCAGATTGCCGCGCCACACGGCCCCACCGCCCAGCATCGTCACCCAGAAGGCCGTCACGCGCCCCAGATGGGCCTCCCAGTCCTCCACGTGCGCCACGAAGACCGGGCCGAGGAGATCGTCCGCCCGCGCCCGCGCATAGAAGTCGGAGAGCAGGGCCCGCAGCGCCTCCTCCCCGCCGACCTCCTCCAGGGGCGATCCCGGAGAACCCGGCGCAGCCCCACCCAACCCAGCCAGGAACGCGTCCCGCACGTCTTCCGGCAACGTCACCCCGGCCCAGGCGGTCACGTTGCTCACCCGCCACAGCAGCGGAACCTCGCCTGCCCACCGCTCCACGGCGGCACCCCGGGGAGACTCGGCCCACTCGGAGGCGAGGAGAGGGGCCGCGCCTCCGGGCTCACCCGCCCTGACCCGCGCCCCCAGCGCCCGCCCGGCGAGCGCCGCGCCCGTGCCCCAGGCGAGCACCGGCACACCGCGCCGCACCGCCCCCGACACCAGGGTCAGCAGGGCCCAGCGGTCGGGCCGCTCCCGCACGTCCGCCACGGGCCCGCCGTCATGGGGCACGAGGAGGCCGGAGGCGGTGGGCAGGGCGTCCGGGGTGGCGGCCCGCGCGCCCTCCCACCCGGGCAGGGGGGCGGTGGTCAGCAGCGGGCCGCGCGTCACCCCCCAAGGATAAGGCCCGCCTCACGGCGGGGCGGGCCTGGAGGGCGGGGGAGGGCTCAGTTCACCGAGCGCAGGTAGGTGTAGATGTTGAGCACGTCCTCGTCGCTGAGCTGCTCCTCGGTGAAGCGGGGCATCACGGCGCCGAGTTCGTGATCCGGCGCGTGGCCCTCGCGCAGGGCGGCCTCGAACTGCGCCAGTTGCCAGTTGCGGGGGCCCTCGTCGGCCACGAGGTTCGGGCCGATGCCGCCTTGGCCCTGCTGACCGTGGCACCCGGCGCACGAGGACACGAACTTCGCCTGACCGTCGGCGGTGTTCCCGGTGATCGCGTTGGCGACCTCGGCGGCCTTGGCGTCGCTCGTCGCCGGGTCGGCGGCCATGCCCCGTTCGACGTTGGACGCGCCCGTCTGCCCGAGCTGGGTGGTCTCGTCGCTCTGCGCGGCGCTGGGAGAGGGCGCGTCGGCCCCGGTGCCCTGGCCGTCTTCCGGGCTCACCCCGGCGGCGGGGGCCTGATTCTCGGAGACCCCGGGCGCCGAGCCGCTCTCGGCGTTGCCCGCCGCCGAGGTCGCGGCGCCCTCGCCGGGGCTCGCCTCCTCGGCTTCCCCGGCCCCGCCGTCTTGCGCGTCACCCTCCTGGGCCTCGCCCGTCTGCGTGCCGGTGTTCGACTCGCTGCCCTCGACGGGAAGCGCGCCGTTCTCGCCCGACTGGGTGCCGCCCGCCTGGTCTTGCATCACGTCGCCGAGCGCGCCGCCCGCCCCTGCGGGCCCGGTGGCCGCCTCGCGCGGGGACGGCGCCTCCTCGCTCACGACCTTCCCGGTGGTGGGGTCCCCGCCCTCGGGCGTCTCCCCCTCGGCGAGCTTCCCGGCGGCCCCCACCCCCTCCTCGTGGTGGGGGGTGGTCGCGATGCGGTATCCGGCAAACGAGCCGCCCAGCGTGAGCGCCAGCAGCAGCGTCATGGTGACGGCGAAGGTGTTCTTCATAGCGCCTCACCCTACCACACGGTCAGGGGTCGTTTGACCGCGCTGGGTACAGTTCAAAGGCCATTCGGTCCTCCCGAAAACGTGTCCTGCAAGGCAAAGATGGCGCGGCGTCCCTGGGCGGCCTCGGGTCACCCCGGCGCCTGTTCACCTCCCCCCGGGACCGCTACCCTGCCCCCATGCGCCTCGCCTCCCTGACCGCCAGCAACTCGGACATCCTCGCCGCGCTGGGGGTGGCGGGCCGGGTGGTCGCCGTGGATCACCACAGCGACGCGCCGGGTCTGGAAGGCGCCGTCCGCGTGGGCCCCGACCTGAACATCGACGTGGGGGCGGTGTGCTCAGCCCGGCCCGACCTCGTGCTGGCGAGCCTGAGCGTGCCCGGCATGGAGCGGGTGGTGGACGGATTGCGCGCGGCGGGCCTGCCCACCCTGGTTCTCGATCCCGTGAGCGTGGAGGATACCCTGCGCGACATCCGCGAGATCGGCGCGGCGGTCGGCCTGCCGGAGAGGGGAGACTCCCTCGCCGCCCGGCTGGAGGCGGAGCTGGGCGCCCTCGCCCGGCCTTTTCCCCGCCCGCCGCGCGTGCTCGTCGAATGGTGGCCGAGGCCGATCATCGCGGCGACGCGCGACTCGTGGGTCACGGGGCTGCTGGAAACGCTGGGGGCGGTGAACGCCCTCGGCGACCGGGCGGGCCGCAGCTCCCCCCTCACCCTGGAGGAGGTCCGCGCCGCCCGCCCCGACCTGATCGTGTGCTCGTGGTGCGGGGCGAAGAGGCTGCGGCCCGAGGTGATCGAGGCGCGTGGACTCGGCGTGCCGGTCGTGTGCGTGCCCGAGAGCGGGCTGGGTCGTCCCGGTCCCCGGCTGATCGAGGGGGCGCGGGCGATCTCGGCGGCGCTGGTGGGGCTTCCGGTGGCCTAACCCTCCCACCCCAGCAGGGCGCGCAGGCCCCGCAGGCACTCGGCCCGGTAGGCGGCGAGGTCGGGCTCCGGGTCGGCGAGGAAGCGCACGCTCAGCCCCTCGACGAGAGCGCGCAGGAGCCTGGCCCGCTCGGGGGCGCCCGCCTCGCCCGCCAGCCGCGCGAGTTCGAGGTCGAGGGCCAGCGTCTCGCGCTGGAAGTCGCGCTGCACGGCCATCAGCGCCGGGTCGCGGGTGGCGGCGGCGAGGAAGTCGAGGGACACCGTGTAAAAGCGCCGGGTGTTCTCCACCCCGTAGAACTGGTTCTCGACATAGGCGCGCAGCTTCTCGTCCGGGGTGGCGGCCTGCCGCAGGGCCCGCCGGGTGGCGACCGTGATCGTGCGGGTGAACCTGCGCATCACCGCCGCGAGCAATCCGGCCCGGCTGCCGAAGTGGTAGGCGAGCGTGCCCTTGCTGACCCCCGCGTGCCCGGCGATGTCGGCGAGGGTCACGCCCGCGTAGCCCCGCTCGTACAGGGCGAGGTAGGCCGCCTTCTCCAGCGCCGCGCGCCGGGCCCGGTCCTGAATGGGGTTGACGCTGCGGGCCATAGGGCAGAGCGTAGCAAGTCCGCCGCCGCGCTCCTCTGCCCTCGGTTCGCCCTCAGTTCGCCAGATACCGCAGGAACTCGCGCATCTCGTTCACGCACGTGCTCGCCTCGTGCTGGGCGCTGCTGCCCGTCACGGTGCGCAGCAGGCCCGAGTCGCTGACGTAGAGCTGGCTGATCCGGTAGGCCACCCCCGCGTCCTCGTAGGTGTAGGCGGCGAGGACGGCCCAGCCCCCCGCCCGCCCGACGGGCTGCGTCACGACCTCGCGCACGTCGCCCTTGCCCAGCGAGGTCTGGAGGCGTTTGGCGAAGGTGAGCGCCTGATCCTGCGTCACGAAGGTGGGAAAGGCCTGCCCGTGCCGCTCCTCGCGCAGCAGGCATGCGCCCGCCGGGTCGGTCCAGACGTTCGCGTTGCCGTTCACGGGCGTCCAGCCGCTCAGCGGCACGATCAGGGCCTGTGCGGGGCAGGCGAACAGCGCCCCCAGCAGGCCGAGGCGAAGGGCGGCGTGTCGAGCGGAGCGGGGAAACGGGGCACGCATCCCGGAAACTGTATCAGCGCCCGCCCGGCGTGGATGACAGCTCTCTCATCGAGCCGAATCGAAGGCGTCCAGCCGCGCCCGGAGTCCGGCCTTCACCCCCGGCCACTCGCCGCTGAGCACGCTGAACATCACGCTGTCGCGGGCGTAACCGCCCGGGCGTACCTGGAACTGCCGCAGGGTCCCTTCGCGCACCGCGCCGAGCTTTTCCACCGCGCGCAGGCTGCGGGCGTTGCGGGCGTCCACCTTGAAGTGGACCCGGTTCGCGCCGAGCACCTCGAAGGCGCGGGTCATCAAGAGGAGCTTGCCCTCCGGGTTCGCGGCGGTGCCCTGCGCGGCGGGCACGAGCATGGTGCCGATCTCCGCCCAGCGGTCGGCGGGCCGGACCTCGCTGTAGCTGATGCGGCCCACGGCCCGCCCGCCCACGAGGACGGCCCAGTTCACCCGGCCCGGCAGGGTGTTCAGCCGCGTGATGTACGCCGCCCAACCCTGGGCCGTGCGCTCCTCCGGCCCGCCCCGCGCCAGCAGGGCGTAGGTGTCCTCGTCCGCCCCCGCGTGCAGGTCTGCGGCGTGCTCCTCCCCCAGCGGCACGAGGAGGATGTGCCGGCCCGTCAGCGTCACGCGCTCCAGCCACGCGGCGGGCGGGGCGGGCGGCAGGGGACTCTGCTCACGTGTCACCCCTCCACCGTAGCCCGACTCGCGGCAAAAGCAAACGCCCCGCCGGGGAGGGGGCAGGGCGCTCAGGAACAGGGGTGGCGGTCTACCGCGGGGGGGGAGCGGCCCCGTCCACGTCGTCGTCCCGGCGCGGGGGGAAGGCGGGGGGCTGGCTCACCCGCTGGCGCCCGCTCAGGGCCCGGCCCAGCGTCACCTCGTCGGCGTACTCCAGCGCGCCGCCCACCGGCAGCCCGTAGGCGATGCGGCTCACCACGGCGCCGAGCGGTTCGAGCAGCCGCTGGAGGTAGAGCGCGGTCGCGTCCCCCTCTACGGTCGTGCCCGTCGCCAGGATGACCTCCATGCCCTCACGCACCCGCGGCAGCAGCGGGCGGATGTGCAGCTTCTCGGGGCCCACCCCGTTCATCGGGCTCAGAACGCCGTGCAGCACGTGGTAGAGCCCCCGGTACTCGCCGCTGCGCTCGATGGCGATCACGTCCCCGGGCTCCTCCACCACGCAGATCGTCGCCTGGTCGCGGGCGGCGTCGCTGCACACGTCGCACAGCTCCGCGTCGGTGATGTTGAAGCACACCGGGCAGGTGTGCAGTTCCCGCTTGGCCGAGAGCAGCGCCCCCGCGAGCCGCTCGATGTCCTCCCGCGGCTGCTCGAACAGGTGAAAGGCGAGCCGCTGCGCACTCTTCGGCCCGATGCCCGGCAGGCGCGAGAGCTCCCGGATCAGGGCCACGAGGGAAGGCGGGTATTTCATGCCTCACCCCGCGCAAGGCGGGAGGCGGAAGGCGAAAGGCCCACCATCAGAAGCCGGGAATCCCCAGCCCGCGCGTCGCCTCCTGCTGGAGGGCGTCGGCCTTCGCGCTGGCGTCCTGAAGCGCCACGAGCAGCAGGTCTTCTAGGGCCTCCACGTCGCCCGGGTCCACCGCCCCCGGCTCGATCTTGAGCCCCGTCACCTTGCCGTGTCCGTTCATCGTGACCGTGACGAGCCCGCTCGCGCTGCCCTCCACCGTCTGCGCGGCCAGATTCTCCTGAATCTTGGCGGCAGCGGCCTGCGCCTGCTGCATCTGCTTCATCAGCTTCTTCATGTCCATAACCCACCCATTCTACCGGGCCTGGAGGTCATGGAACGTGGGTTATGGGGGCGCCCCCACACCTTCTTTCCCTGCTTTCCCTGCGAACGACCGGTCCCAAGGCACCCGCCTCAGAGCGCCGCCGCCTTCGCCCCCTTCGCCCGGCGGTAGAGCTGCGCGGGCCGCCCCACTCCGCTGCGCCGCTCCCCGCTGGCGACGAGGAGGCCCTGCGCCAGGATGCGTTTGCGGAAGTTGCGCTTGTCGAGCGAGCGGTCGAGAACCCCCTCGTACACCGTCTGGAGTTCGGGCAGGGTGAAGGCGTCGGGCAGGAATTCGAGGGCCAGGTTGGCGTACTCCAGCCGCAGTCGCAGCCGCCCCAGGGCCCGCCCCAGGATCGTGGCGTGGTCGAAGGCGAGGGGCGGCGGACGGTGCGCCGGGAACCAGTCGGCCCCCAGCGTGTGCCCCCCGCCCGTCACGCGCACGGTGCCGTGGGGCAGCACGGCGAGGTGCGCGACCGACACGATCCGCCCGCGCGGGTCACGGCTGGGCTCCCCGAAGGTGTAGAACTGCTCCAGGTGCCGGGGTTCGAGTTCCACGGTCGTCTCGGTGCGCAGCTCGCGCAGGGCCGCCTCGTGCAGGGCCTCGCCCGGTCCCACGAAGCCGCCCGGTAACGCCCAGTCGCGGGCGTGGGGCAGTTCCCCCCGCTGAACGAGCAGCACGCGCAACTCCCCCGCGTGCATGGCGAAGGCCGCCACGTCCACGGCCAGGCCGACCTGCGTGGCCTGCGGCGGCAGCGAGAGTGTCCCCATGACACGAACTGTAGGCTTCGTGTTCCGGGGACGTCAAGGAGTAAGTGTAGATGCCGCCGCCTTTGGAAAGGCTTCCACACGCGTTTTTACGTTCCATTAGGGGGAAGGTGGCTGGCAACTGGACGAGGCCCCAACGCGTCGTGAGACGCGCCTCTCCCCGAGGGCGCGGGCCGCGTGGTAAAATGCACTGTCATGCCAACCGAGGCGTGTGAGCCGTCTGCCCGCCAGCGTGTGGGGGACGCGCGGAGGTGATCACAATAGCGAAAGAACACAAGGTCAACGAGCAGATTCGCGTTCGCCAGATTCGCCTGATCGGCGCGGAGGGTGAGCAGATCGGGATTATCGACACGCGTGACGCCCTGAACATGGCGCGTGAGAAGGGCCTGGACCTGGTGATGGTGAGTCCGCAGGCCGTGCCGCCCGTCTGCCGTCTGCTCGACTATGGCCGGTTCCGCTACGAGCAGCAGCAGAACGAGAAGGAAAACCGCAAGCGCGCCCGCGCCCAGGAAGTCAAGGCGATCAAGTTCCGGGTCAAGATCGACGACCACGACTTCGACACCAAGACCGGGCATGTGCGCCGCTTCCTCGAAGAAGGCCACAAGGTCAAGGTCACCATCATGTTCCGTGGCCGCGAGCGCACCCACCCCGAGCTCGGCGAGCGCATCCTGCACCGCGTGGCCGATACCCTCTCCGATATCGGCGCCCCGGAAGGGATGCCCTCCATGATGGGCATGGACATGAACATGATCATGGCCCCCAAGGCGGCTCCGGCCCCCCGGCGCGAGGCGGCCCCCCAGGCCGAGTCCCCCCGCCCCGAAGCCGCCAACGCCTGACCTCCTTCCCGAGATCGGCGGCCCGCCCCCCCAGGTGGGCCGTCTTTGCTTGTGGGTGGGGGACCGCGGGTGTGAGTCACCTCACGTCCCGGCACGCTTTGTTTTGTAAAGTAGGCTAGGAGGTTCACCCATGATCAAGATGTACACGACGAGCTGGTGCCCCGACTGTCACGCGGTAAAGCGGGCCCTGAACACCAAGGGCATCGCCTTCGAGGAGGTCAACATCGAGCAGGACGAGCGGGCCGCCGAGTACGTGATGAGCGTGAACGGCGGCAGGCGCTCGGTGCCCACGCTGGTCAGCGGCGACGTGGCCCAGAGCCTGAGCGGGTTCCGCCCGCAGAAGCTCGACGCTTTCCTGGCGGCTGCCGGGCTGTAGGCAACATCACGTCGAAGAGAGCGGGCGGCTTCCAGTCGGGGCTGCCCGAGCCCTGTTTTGACCGTGGCGCCCGGCTCTTCTGGCCGAGGGTGAGGCAGACTGAGGCTGTGATTGCCGTCACCGTCCGCTTCGCGACACCCGCCGACTTCCCCGTCCTGCGCCCGATGCTGCTCGACCTGGGCTTCGTGGAGGACGGAGAGGGCCGCTTGCTCGGGTACGCCGCCGTCCACGATCTCGGCCCTCACCTGCGCTCCGGCAACTCAGGCCGCACGGCCAAACTGGACGACCTGTAGACCGTTCCCGAAGCGAGAAGGCAGGGGGTGGCCCGCGCCCTGATGCGTGCGGTGGAGGACTGGGCGCGGACCCGGCCCCTGCGCCCTGCGGTACGTCTTCTGGTACGCGAACGACTCCAGCGCCGGACCCGCCTACGAGCGGATGGGCTATTCGTCGGCAGACGCCGGACAGGAGGGCTACCGCTTCTTCGAAATCGACTTTGGCGACCCGGGCACCCGTACCCCTCACCCCCTGCGCGGCTCGTAAGCGTCTCGGCGGGTTGCCCCCCGTCCGCCCCGCCCGCTATCCTGCCCCCATGTGCGCCCTGCCCCCTCACTCCGGTCTGGTGAGCGGTGGCATGGGCCCAAGGCGAATGCCCCACCTGCCCGGTCGAACCACGCGAACTCCCGGCGCCTGAGAGCCTGTCTCCCCGCTCTCAGGCGTTTTGCTGGAATTGCGTCCAGACCGGGCCTCTTCATGCCCTCTCAAGGAGCCTGCCCCATGCACGTCACCCTCCCCGACGGAAAACAACTCGACCTGCCGCAGGGCGCCACCGCCCTCGACGCCGCCCGCGCCATCGGCCCCCGACTCGCCCAGGACGCGCTGGCCGCCTCCGCGAACGGCGACCTCGTGGACCTGATGACGCCCCTGCCCGACGGCGCCAGCGTCGCTCTCATCACCAAGAAGAACCCGGCGGACGCCGCCCCCGTTTTCCGCCACTCGCTCGGCCACGTGATGAGCCAGGCGGTCGGCGAGTTCTACCGCGCCAGGGATTACGGCCCCCAGGCGGTCAAGCGCGGCGTCGGCCCCGCCATCGAGAACGGCTGGTATCAGGACTTCGACCTCCCCGAGCCCCTGCGCGAGGAGGACCTGCCCGAGATCGAGCGAATCATGCGCGAGATCATCGCCCGCGACCTGCCCTTCTCCCGCCGCGAGGTGAGCAAGGAAGAAGCCCTGGCGCAGTTCGCCCACGACCCCTACAAGGGGGAACTCATCCGCGACCTGCCCGAGGGCGAGCCCATCACCCTCTACCAGCAGGGCGACTATGTGGACCTGTGCCGGGGGCCGCACTTTCCGAACACGGGCAGGCTCCCGACCGCCTTCAAGCTGATGAGCACCTCGGGCGCGTACTGGCGCGGGAACGAGAAGAACCCGATCCTCCAGCGCGTGTACGGCGTGGCCTTCGCCACCCAGAAGGAGCTGGACGAGTACCTGCACAACCTCGAAGAGGCCAAGCGGCGCGACCACCGCCGACTGGGCAAGGAACTCGAAC
This window contains:
- a CDS encoding GNAT family N-acetyltransferase, producing the protein MTREQSPLPPAPPAAWLERVTLTGRHILLVPLGEEHAADLHAGADEDTYALLARGGPEERTAQGWAAYITRLNTLPGRVNWAVLVGGRAVGRISYSEVRPADRWAEIGTMLVPAAQGTAANPEGKLLLMTRAFEVLGANRVHFKVDARNARSLRAVEKLGAVREGTLRQFQVRPGGYARDSVMFSVLSGEWPGVKAGLRARLDAFDSAR
- a CDS encoding glutaredoxin domain-containing protein, which codes for MIKMYTTSWCPDCHAVKRALNTKGIAFEEVNIEQDERAAEYVMSVNGGRRSVPTLVSGDVAQSLSGFRPQKLDAFLAAAGL
- the recR gene encoding recombination mediator RecR; amino-acid sequence: MKYPPSLVALIRELSRLPGIGPKSAQRLAFHLFEQPREDIERLAGALLSAKRELHTCPVCFNITDAELCDVCSDAARDQATICVVEEPGDVIAIERSGEYRGLYHVLHGVLSPMNGVGPEKLHIRPLLPRVREGMEVILATGTTVEGDATALYLQRLLEPLGAVVSRIAYGLPVGGALEYADEVTLGRALSGRQRVSQPPAFPPRRDDDVDGAAPPPR
- a CDS encoding group III truncated hemoglobin translates to MTRGPLLTTAPLPGWEGARAATPDALPTASGLLVPHDGGPVADVRERPDRWALLTLVSGAVRRGVPVLAWGTGAALAGRALGARVRAGEPGGAAPLLASEWAESPRGAAVERWAGEVPLLWRVSNVTAWAGVTLPEDVRDAFLAGLGGAAPGSPGSPLEEVGGEEALRALLSDFYARARADDLLGPVFVAHVEDWEAHLGRVTAFWVTMLGGGAVWRGNLNEVHAGLGLRGPHLARWLALFGDSARARLSPGAAALLTSRAEAMGARLGARRNPPHAGGVP
- a CDS encoding helical backbone metal receptor encodes the protein MRLASLTASNSDILAALGVAGRVVAVDHHSDAPGLEGAVRVGPDLNIDVGAVCSARPDLVLASLSVPGMERVVDGLRAAGLPTLVLDPVSVEDTLRDIREIGAAVGLPERGDSLAARLEAELGALARPFPRPPRVLVEWWPRPIIAATRDSWVTGLLETLGAVNALGDRAGRSSPLTLEEVRAARPDLIVCSWCGAKRLRPEVIEARGLGVPVVCVPESGLGRPGPRLIEGARAISAALVGLPVA
- the infC gene encoding translation initiation factor IF-3 translates to MITIAKEHKVNEQIRVRQIRLIGAEGEQIGIIDTRDALNMAREKGLDLVMVSPQAVPPVCRLLDYGRFRYEQQQNEKENRKRARAQEVKAIKFRVKIDDHDFDTKTGHVRRFLEEGHKVKVTIMFRGRERTHPELGERILHRVADTLSDIGAPEGMPSMMGMDMNMIMAPKAAPAPRREAAPQAESPRPEAANA
- a CDS encoding TetR family transcriptional regulator C-terminal domain-containing protein gives rise to the protein MARSVNPIQDRARRAALEKAAYLALYERGYAGVTLADIAGHAGVSKGTLAYHFGSRAGLLAAVMRRFTRTITVATRRALRQAATPDEKLRAYVENQFYGVENTRRFYTVSLDFLAAATRDPALMAVQRDFQRETLALDLELARLAGEAGAPERARLLRALVEGLSVRFLADPEPDLAAYRAECLRGLRALLGWEG
- a CDS encoding NUDIX hydrolase, with amino-acid sequence MGTLSLPPQATQVGLAVDVAAFAMHAGELRVLLVQRGELPHARDWALPGGFVGPGEALHEAALRELRTETTVELEPRHLEQFYTFGEPSRDPRGRIVSVAHLAVLPHGTVRVTGGGHTLGADWFPAHRPPPLAFDHATILGRALGRLRLRLEYANLALEFLPDAFTLPELQTVYEGVLDRSLDKRNFRKRILAQGLLVASGERRSGVGRPAQLYRRAKGAKAAAL
- a CDS encoding YbaB/EbfC family nucleoid-associated protein, producing the protein MDMKKLMKQMQQAQAAAAKIQENLAAQTVEGSASGLVTVTMNGHGKVTGLKIEPGAVDPGDVEALEDLLLVALQDASAKADALQQEATRGLGIPGF
- a CDS encoding c-type cytochrome, coding for MKNTFAVTMTLLLALTLGGSFAGYRIATTPHHEEGVGAAGKLAEGETPEGGDPTTGKVVSEEAPSPREAATGPAGAGGALGDVMQDQAGGTQSGENGALPVEGSESNTGTQTGEAQEGDAQDGGAGEAEEASPGEGAATSAAGNAESGSAPGVSENQAPAAGVSPEDGQGTGADAPSPSAAQSDETTQLGQTGASNVERGMAADPATSDAKAAEVANAITGNTADGQAKFVSSCAGCHGQQGQGGIGPNLVADEGPRNWQLAQFEAALREGHAPDHELGAVMPRFTEEQLSDEDVLNIYTYLRSVN